The following coding sequences are from one Shewanella eurypsychrophilus window:
- a CDS encoding NAD(P)/FAD-dependent oxidoreductase, with translation MSEQRCDSYYNATIKDETNYPRLEADLRVDVVIIGGGFTGVATAVELAERGIKVAILEANKIGWGATGRNGGQVTGSLSGDGAMTKQLRNLIGSEAEKFVWDLRWRGHEIIKRRVAKYNIDCDLKFGHLHTAYKPAHMGEMHKTYDEAVRRGMGDEVELLSRQDIPRYLETPLYHGGLLNKRNMHLHSVNLCIGEARAAEHQGALIFEHSPVVDILDGDLPQVKTEFGTITANSVLIAGNAYHKLARNKLSGMLFPASLGNCATVKLSPEVAKIINPHDVAVYDSRFVLDYFRMTADNRLMFGGGTNYSGRDSKDLASELRPAIERTFPRLKGIDIEFEWTGMAGIVVNRIPQLGKVSPNVFYCQGYSGHGVATSHIMGEIMANAIIGQLTEFDLFANMKHIRIPMNDWLGNHAMAIGMTYYRMMEHFR, from the coding sequence ATGTCAGAGCAACGCTGCGATTCTTACTATAACGCTACCATCAAAGATGAAACTAATTACCCAAGGCTCGAAGCGGACTTACGAGTCGATGTCGTTATTATCGGAGGTGGATTTACCGGTGTTGCGACAGCAGTAGAGCTCGCTGAGCGAGGCATTAAAGTCGCTATCCTAGAAGCCAATAAGATAGGGTGGGGAGCAACAGGTCGCAATGGTGGCCAAGTCACGGGGAGCCTGTCTGGTGATGGAGCGATGACCAAGCAGTTAAGGAATCTGATAGGCAGCGAAGCTGAAAAGTTTGTTTGGGATCTAAGGTGGCGGGGCCATGAGATCATTAAGCGGCGAGTGGCGAAATATAATATAGATTGTGATCTTAAATTTGGTCATCTACATACTGCCTATAAACCCGCTCATATGGGAGAAATGCACAAGACCTATGATGAAGCTGTTCGGCGGGGAATGGGAGATGAAGTTGAACTCTTATCTAGACAGGATATTCCTCGATATTTAGAGACCCCGCTTTATCATGGTGGACTGCTCAATAAGCGTAATATGCACCTGCATTCTGTAAACTTATGTATCGGTGAAGCGAGGGCTGCGGAGCATCAAGGAGCGCTGATTTTTGAGCATTCTCCAGTTGTAGATATTCTCGACGGTGACTTACCTCAAGTAAAAACGGAGTTTGGCACCATAACAGCTAATAGTGTGCTCATTGCCGGTAATGCATACCATAAACTGGCTCGCAATAAACTCAGTGGCATGTTGTTTCCTGCCTCCCTAGGTAATTGCGCTACTGTGAAGCTGTCGCCTGAAGTTGCTAAAATCATTAACCCTCATGATGTCGCGGTTTATGATAGTCGTTTTGTGTTGGACTATTTTAGAATGACGGCAGATAACCGCTTAATGTTTGGCGGTGGTACCAACTATTCGGGTCGTGATTCAAAAGATCTTGCTTCAGAGCTGAGACCTGCAATTGAGCGGACATTCCCTAGGTTAAAGGGGATAGATATAGAGTTTGAATGGACAGGTATGGCGGGGATTGTGGTTAATAGAATTCCGCAGCTAGGCAAAGTATCCCCCAATGTGTTTTATTGCCAAGGATACTCAGGTCATGGTGTTGCCACATCCCACATTATGGGTGAAATCATGGCTAACGCCATCATAGGCCAACTCACTGAGTTTGATCTGTTTGCCAACATGAAACATATCCGTATCCCCATGAATGATTGGCTGGGTAATCACGCGATGGCTATTGGTATGACCTACTATCGAATGATGGAGCATTTTAGGTGA
- a CDS encoding fumarylacetoacetate hydrolase family protein encodes MNTVAVDHRLIKPSKIVCVGRNYVEHITELNNDMPDQMVLFIKPNSAISTKLNSVHLEPLHYEAELCFMVENGQFTAVGLGLDLTKRGLQTQLKAKGLPWERAKAFDGSVVFSKFITLDSNNGQVSDTLTFELLINDVVIQFGNISLMINKPADILQEITDFMSLVDGDIVMTGTPKGVGVVNGGDMFRAKLFDKDRLLTEIEWLAL; translated from the coding sequence ATGAACACTGTTGCTGTTGACCATCGGCTTATAAAGCCTTCAAAAATCGTGTGTGTGGGTCGTAATTATGTCGAGCATATTACCGAGCTAAATAACGATATGCCTGATCAGATGGTGTTATTTATCAAGCCCAATTCAGCCATATCTACAAAGCTAAATAGTGTTCATCTTGAACCGCTACATTATGAAGCAGAGTTATGCTTTATGGTTGAAAATGGTCAGTTTACGGCGGTAGGGCTTGGATTAGATCTCACTAAACGTGGTTTACAAACTCAGCTTAAAGCCAAAGGCCTGCCATGGGAGCGTGCCAAAGCGTTTGATGGTTCTGTGGTATTTTCTAAGTTCATCACTTTAGATAGCAACAATGGCCAAGTCAGCGATACGTTAACGTTTGAGCTGTTGATTAATGATGTTGTCATTCAATTTGGTAATATTTCCCTGATGATAAATAAGCCTGCTGATATCTTACAAGAGATCACTGACTTCATGAGCTTGGTAGATGGTGACATTGTGATGACCGGCACACCGAAGGGGGTAGGGGTCGTTAATGGTGGCGATATGTTTCGCGCTAAATTATTTGATAAGGACAGATTGCTTACCGAAATCGAGTGGCTGGCCTTATAA
- a CDS encoding PAS domain-containing hybrid sensor histidine kinase/response regulator, with product MNWTIFVGVIAVLYVFLLFILAWGAERWFSKITKKVQVWIYGLSLAVYCSSWSFLGTVGQSAQNLWSFLPIFIGPILIFTLGFGLLRKMVIVSKAHNITSVADFIAARYGKSQLLAAIVTLIALFGIMPYIALQLKAMVFSLNLFQPEDSPFDGAKVSLIITAILAMFAILFGTRKLDATEHNPGMMLAIAFESLVKLAAFLLVGIVISFGYFDGFGDIWQQAAERDLINHSAIRIESLMPQLLVGIAAFLCMPRQFHVMMVECIDEKSLLKARWIFPIYLLLFGLFVAPLALAGKIILGDTVSADTYVINLPLALDEPLLAVVALLGTLSAATGMVIVAVVTISVMVSNEWLVPVMLRTGKIKQKNFSQFSQFLLNARRLSIIIILGLGYFSYLSFIDSDSLSALGMLSFGAFAQLAPALIGGMYWKHGNRSGVLLGLAVGFGLWCYILLKGAGDASAIFNDDFGLLESINPNVRDILTALLANLSCYILGSMWFRAGVVERIQASAFVTPGELKNNNNRKVATVSQQDLLILASRFISPTRAYESFSRFSEEAVKSDSWHKAAPVELIAHTEHLLAGVLGGSSASLVMDSVQQGRDLALDEVFSLVDEASSKIILSQDMLRGAIEHAYEGMSVVDKDLNLVAWNYKYAELYQYPQDFLKEGMPISDVVRFNAQRGFCGLGDIEAQIEKRVQHMRNGTAHVSERERQDGKVIKIQGNPMPGGGFVMTFTDITQYREHAKALQEVNDSLEARVKERTYELAMLNSQLLESKAQEEMANASKSKFLAAVGHDLMQPLNAARLFTASLSQYPNLDQESKTTLSHVNSSLKIAGELLTDLLDISKLDSGMIELNRRDFAISELLDGLAVEFAAMAKDYQIKFSMVPCSASINSDLGLLRRVLQNFLTNAYRYAKGNRVLLGCRDRGDELEIQVLDTGCGIDESETSEIFKEFKRLDNPTSRSVSGLGLGLAIADRISRALEHDIKVHSELGRGSVFSIRVPKGKAIAEPQVKKSTSMVQPLAGVKVLCIDNEEAILAGLESLLSRWECEVICAKDLADARIKLGLKGVAPDIILADYHLDNDQNGVDAMDGIRALYGSHLPGVLITANTNKDLVDDVESRGYRYMAKMIRPAALRALISSLVK from the coding sequence ATGAACTGGACCATTTTTGTAGGCGTTATCGCTGTTTTATATGTGTTCTTGCTATTTATTTTAGCCTGGGGCGCCGAACGCTGGTTTAGTAAAATCACCAAAAAAGTTCAAGTGTGGATCTACGGCTTAAGCCTAGCTGTCTACTGCTCATCTTGGAGCTTTTTAGGTACGGTAGGTCAGTCGGCACAAAATCTCTGGTCTTTTTTGCCCATCTTCATCGGGCCTATACTCATCTTTACGCTAGGTTTTGGCTTGCTGCGAAAGATGGTGATCGTCTCTAAAGCGCATAACATCACTTCAGTAGCCGACTTTATCGCGGCTCGATACGGTAAGTCTCAGCTACTTGCGGCGATTGTCACTTTAATAGCTCTTTTCGGCATCATGCCTTATATCGCGTTGCAACTTAAAGCGATGGTATTTAGCCTTAACCTTTTTCAGCCTGAAGACTCGCCATTTGATGGTGCAAAAGTGTCTTTAATCATTACCGCTATACTGGCTATGTTCGCGATTTTATTCGGAACCCGGAAACTCGACGCGACAGAGCATAACCCAGGGATGATGTTGGCCATTGCTTTTGAGTCACTGGTAAAGCTGGCAGCATTTTTATTGGTGGGTATTGTCATTAGTTTTGGTTACTTCGATGGGTTTGGTGATATCTGGCAGCAAGCCGCCGAACGCGATTTAATCAATCATTCAGCGATACGAATAGAATCTTTGATGCCGCAACTTTTAGTCGGTATTGCTGCATTTTTGTGTATGCCAAGGCAGTTTCACGTGATGATGGTGGAATGTATCGATGAAAAAAGCTTATTAAAAGCGCGTTGGATTTTTCCGATTTATTTACTCTTGTTTGGGCTATTTGTTGCGCCTCTGGCCTTGGCGGGTAAAATCATTTTAGGTGATACCGTCTCTGCTGATACTTATGTCATTAATTTGCCTCTTGCTTTAGATGAACCTCTATTGGCTGTTGTTGCATTATTAGGCACACTCTCGGCCGCGACGGGTATGGTGATTGTTGCTGTTGTGACCATTAGTGTCATGGTGAGCAATGAATGGTTAGTGCCTGTGATGCTTCGCACAGGTAAAATTAAACAGAAAAACTTCAGTCAATTCTCTCAATTTTTGCTTAATGCTCGTCGCCTTTCAATCATCATTATCTTAGGGTTAGGCTATTTCAGTTATCTATCTTTCATAGACAGTGATTCTTTATCTGCACTTGGCATGCTGTCTTTCGGCGCCTTTGCTCAGCTGGCTCCCGCACTGATAGGCGGGATGTATTGGAAACACGGTAATCGCTCCGGTGTACTCTTAGGCTTGGCTGTGGGCTTTGGTCTCTGGTGTTATATTTTGTTAAAAGGGGCTGGAGATGCATCTGCGATCTTTAACGATGATTTTGGTTTACTGGAATCGATAAATCCGAATGTCAGAGATATCTTGACGGCACTCTTGGCTAACCTGTCTTGTTATATTCTAGGCTCTATGTGGTTTAGAGCTGGCGTTGTGGAGCGTATTCAAGCCAGTGCGTTTGTGACTCCGGGCGAATTAAAGAACAACAATAACCGTAAAGTCGCGACAGTTTCTCAGCAGGACTTATTGATTTTAGCGAGTCGTTTTATAAGCCCTACACGCGCCTATGAAAGCTTTTCTAGGTTCTCCGAAGAAGCGGTCAAGAGTGATAGCTGGCACAAGGCCGCTCCCGTTGAACTGATCGCCCATACTGAGCACCTTTTGGCCGGCGTACTCGGTGGCTCGAGTGCATCCTTAGTGATGGACTCGGTTCAACAAGGTCGTGATTTAGCACTTGATGAAGTGTTTAGCTTGGTCGACGAAGCTTCTTCAAAAATTATCTTGAGCCAGGATATGCTAAGGGGGGCGATAGAGCACGCCTATGAAGGCATGAGTGTGGTCGATAAAGACTTAAATCTGGTTGCCTGGAATTATAAATATGCTGAGCTGTATCAATATCCGCAAGATTTTTTAAAAGAAGGCATGCCGATCAGTGATGTGGTGCGCTTTAATGCACAGCGTGGTTTTTGTGGACTCGGTGACATTGAAGCTCAAATCGAGAAACGGGTTCAGCATATGCGCAATGGTACGGCACATGTATCTGAACGCGAACGACAAGATGGCAAGGTGATTAAGATTCAAGGGAATCCGATGCCAGGTGGTGGTTTTGTGATGACCTTTACCGATATTACCCAGTACCGTGAACATGCGAAAGCGCTGCAAGAAGTCAACGATTCTCTCGAGGCCAGAGTGAAAGAACGAACTTATGAGCTGGCCATGCTCAACAGCCAACTACTTGAATCAAAGGCACAAGAGGAGATGGCTAATGCTTCAAAGAGCAAGTTTCTCGCGGCTGTCGGTCATGACTTAATGCAACCCCTCAATGCAGCTAGGCTATTTACAGCCTCTTTATCCCAATATCCTAATTTAGATCAAGAAAGTAAAACCACGCTCTCTCACGTTAACAGCTCCTTAAAAATTGCAGGGGAGTTGCTTACCGATCTATTGGATATCTCAAAACTTGATTCTGGCATGATTGAACTTAACAGGCGTGATTTTGCTATTTCTGAACTGCTTGACGGCTTAGCCGTAGAGTTTGCGGCTATGGCTAAGGATTATCAAATCAAGTTCAGTATGGTGCCGTGTAGTGCGTCGATAAACTCAGATTTAGGTTTGTTAAGACGAGTGCTCCAGAATTTTTTGACCAATGCTTATCGCTATGCCAAAGGCAATCGTGTGCTGCTTGGTTGCAGAGATCGCGGAGATGAGCTTGAAATTCAAGTATTGGATACCGGATGTGGTATCGATGAGAGTGAAACCTCAGAGATTTTTAAGGAGTTTAAGCGTTTAGATAATCCAACCAGCAGGAGTGTTAGCGGTTTGGGATTAGGCTTAGCCATTGCCGATCGAATAAGCCGGGCATTGGAGCATGATATTAAAGTGCATTCTGAATTAGGGCGTGGCTCAGTGTTTTCAATTAGAGTCCCTAAGGGAAAGGCAATTGCAGAACCTCAAGTGAAAAAATCTACGTCTATGGTGCAGCCTTTAGCAGGAGTTAAGGTGCTGTGTATTGATAATGAAGAGGCGATATTAGCGGGTCTTGAAAGTTTACTTAGCCGCTGGGAATGTGAAGTTATCTGTGCAAAAGATCTCGCCGATGCAAGAATAAAACTAGGCTTGAAAGGCGTTGCCCCAGATATAATACTAGCCGACTATCACTTAGATAATGATCAAAATGGTGTCGATGCGATGGACGGTATTCGTGCCCTATATGGTAGCCATTTACCGGGTGTATTGATCACGGCTAATACCAATAAAGATCTTGTCGATGATGTAGAAAGTAGAGGGTACCGTTATATGGCCAAAATGATAAGACCGGCAGCATTACGCGCCTTGATATCGAGCTTAGTAAAATAA
- the acs gene encoding acetate--CoA ligase: protein MSTQSLYKVSSEIAENAHINEEQYKKMYQESIVNPEGFWREHGQRIDWIKPYTKIKKTSFDDHNLSINWFYDGTLNASANCLDRHLAKNADKVAIIWEGDDAKDQRTITYGELHKDVCKFANALRSQGVRRGDIVTVYMPMVPEAAVVMLACARIGAVHSVVFGGFSPDSIASRVIDGKSKVIVTADEGLRAGRIIPLKANIDEALSHPDVDCVERVIVLERTGGDVDWVEGRDIKWDTVMETASEHCVPEEMGAEDPLFLLYTSGSTGNPKGVLHTTGGYMVYASMTHEYVFDYKDGEVYWCTADVGWITGHSYMVYGPLANGATVLIHEGVPNYPTPSRLGEIVDRHKVNILYTAPTLIRALMAEGKEQFDNFDGSSLRIMGSVGEPINPEAWRWYHEVIGHEQCPIVDTWWQTETGGILISPLPGAIDTKPGSATRPFFGVQPALVDNMGNIVEGAAEGNLVILDSWPGQMRTVFGDHERFALTYFKTFRGMYFTGDGAKRDEDGYYWITGRVDDVINVSGHRLGTAEVESALVSHEQVAEAAVVGYPHDIKGQGIYAYVTLTKGSVETEELRQDLRKWVRKEIGALATPDLIQWAGGLPKTRSGKIMRRFLRKIAANEVTNLGDSSTLADPAVIDTLIESRLNRSE from the coding sequence ATGAGCACGCAGTCTCTCTATAAAGTTTCTAGCGAAATAGCTGAAAACGCACATATCAATGAAGAACAATATAAAAAGATGTACCAAGAGTCGATTGTGAATCCTGAAGGTTTCTGGAGAGAGCACGGTCAACGAATCGATTGGATTAAACCCTATACCAAAATTAAAAAGACATCTTTTGACGATCATAACCTATCTATCAACTGGTTCTACGACGGAACCCTAAATGCCTCAGCAAACTGTTTAGACCGTCATCTAGCAAAAAATGCCGACAAGGTAGCTATCATCTGGGAAGGTGATGACGCAAAAGATCAACGTACTATCACTTATGGTGAGTTACACAAAGATGTGTGTAAATTTGCCAATGCACTGCGTAGCCAAGGCGTAAGACGTGGTGATATTGTTACTGTATATATGCCAATGGTACCTGAAGCTGCAGTTGTTATGCTTGCCTGTGCCCGTATTGGTGCCGTTCATTCTGTAGTCTTCGGTGGGTTCTCACCAGACTCAATCGCATCAAGAGTTATCGACGGCAAGTCTAAAGTCATTGTCACCGCCGATGAAGGTCTTCGTGCTGGCCGTATTATTCCTTTAAAAGCTAATATTGATGAAGCTCTGTCACATCCAGATGTGGACTGCGTAGAGCGTGTTATCGTGCTTGAGCGTACTGGTGGTGATGTCGATTGGGTAGAAGGTCGTGACATCAAGTGGGACACTGTCATGGAGACGGCTTCTGAGCATTGCGTTCCAGAAGAGATGGGCGCCGAAGACCCACTATTCCTACTTTATACCTCTGGCTCTACCGGTAACCCAAAAGGAGTGCTGCACACCACAGGTGGTTACATGGTGTATGCATCGATGACCCATGAATACGTCTTCGATTACAAAGACGGAGAAGTTTACTGGTGCACCGCAGATGTAGGTTGGATAACGGGTCACTCCTATATGGTCTATGGGCCTCTGGCGAACGGTGCGACAGTGCTGATTCATGAAGGGGTACCTAACTACCCGACTCCCTCACGTTTAGGTGAAATTGTTGACCGTCACAAGGTCAACATTCTTTATACTGCCCCCACCTTAATCCGAGCACTGATGGCCGAAGGTAAAGAACAATTTGATAATTTTGATGGCAGTTCACTGCGTATCATGGGATCGGTCGGAGAGCCAATTAATCCAGAAGCATGGCGCTGGTATCATGAAGTCATCGGCCATGAGCAATGCCCGATTGTCGATACATGGTGGCAAACTGAAACCGGTGGGATTTTGATCAGCCCTCTTCCGGGTGCTATCGATACCAAGCCAGGCTCTGCAACACGTCCATTTTTCGGTGTACAACCAGCACTTGTCGACAACATGGGTAACATCGTCGAAGGGGCCGCCGAAGGTAACTTGGTTATACTCGATTCTTGGCCTGGACAGATGCGAACCGTATTTGGCGATCATGAACGTTTCGCCCTGACGTACTTTAAAACCTTCCGCGGTATGTATTTTACCGGTGATGGCGCTAAACGAGATGAAGACGGTTACTACTGGATAACGGGTCGTGTTGATGATGTTATTAACGTTTCTGGCCATAGACTCGGTACAGCCGAAGTAGAAAGTGCACTTGTCTCTCACGAGCAAGTCGCTGAAGCAGCTGTTGTTGGTTACCCTCATGATATTAAAGGCCAAGGTATCTATGCCTATGTGACGTTAACCAAAGGCTCGGTTGAAACAGAAGAGCTGCGTCAAGATCTTAGAAAGTGGGTACGTAAAGAGATTGGCGCACTCGCGACACCGGATCTTATCCAGTGGGCAGGCGGCTTACCAAAGACACGCTCAGGCAAGATCATGCGTCGCTTCTTAAGAAAGATAGCGGCAAATGAAGTGACAAACTTAGGCGACTCTTCAACATTGGCAGATCCTGCAGTGATTGATACCCTTATTGAGTCTCGTCTCAATCGCAGTGAGTAA
- a CDS encoding DEAD/DEAH box helicase, protein MFVQLRDYQQDAVDSAIQHFKHSHDSAVLVLPTGAGKSIVIAELARIANGRVLVLTHVKELVAQNAEKIGLLTTQAGIYSAGLKQKSTQQKTVVASIQSAVRAPEKFDKPFSLVIIDECHRVSQDEESQYQTLLTHLKNKSPKLRLLGLTATPYRLDLGWIYRYHYHGKIGNPDKAVFEHCIFELSMRPLVKQGFLSTPKVFDGLSAQYDFSALSASATGQYQESEVNDLLSHSGRATTAIVKQLVEIGRSRQGVIIFAATVRHAKEIMQLLSKEAAALITGNTSSDDRDAIITSFKAKELKYLINVAVLTTGFDAPHVDLIAILRPTASVSLFQQMVGRGLRICEGKTECLIIDYAANGYDLFFPEVGQNKSNSKSVPVQVHCPVCQFANIFWGLVDDDGDIIEHFGRRCQALVEHDGHKQQCDFRFRSKSCPNCGEENDIAARICHSCDCVLIDPDKRLKEVLQQRHHHLFKCDAMVFEQDQQRLIVRYIDQEGNDFCRYFKFDTKPQIKAFYAIFILTHTRTPGTKHPNYTKIEQVIADRNKFKMPDLLLLKKHKKGWDLVENFFDYTGRYQTQNNFLE, encoded by the coding sequence ATTTTTGTGCAACTAAGAGATTATCAACAAGACGCTGTCGACTCAGCGATACAGCATTTTAAGCACAGCCATGACTCAGCCGTCCTCGTACTACCCACAGGTGCAGGAAAAAGTATCGTCATCGCTGAACTTGCCAGAATCGCCAATGGTCGCGTACTTGTATTAACCCATGTCAAAGAGCTGGTCGCTCAAAATGCAGAAAAAATCGGTCTACTCACAACCCAAGCTGGAATTTATTCTGCAGGTCTTAAGCAAAAATCCACTCAACAAAAAACAGTCGTCGCCAGTATTCAATCCGCTGTTAGGGCGCCAGAGAAGTTCGATAAGCCTTTTTCTTTGGTCATTATTGATGAGTGCCACCGAGTTAGCCAAGATGAAGAGAGTCAATACCAGACACTGCTTACACACCTTAAGAATAAAAGCCCAAAATTGAGACTACTTGGGCTAACCGCTACGCCCTACCGACTCGATCTAGGTTGGATATATCGCTATCACTATCATGGAAAAATAGGTAACCCCGATAAAGCCGTATTCGAGCATTGCATTTTTGAATTATCGATGCGACCTCTGGTCAAGCAAGGATTCTTGAGCACACCAAAAGTATTCGATGGCCTTTCAGCCCAATATGACTTTAGTGCTTTATCGGCCTCAGCGACTGGCCAATATCAGGAGAGTGAGGTCAATGACCTGCTGAGCCATAGTGGCAGAGCGACCACAGCAATCGTCAAACAACTCGTTGAAATTGGCAGAAGCCGCCAGGGCGTGATCATCTTTGCCGCCACTGTGCGTCATGCTAAAGAGATAATGCAGCTATTGTCCAAGGAAGCTGCTGCGCTTATTACAGGCAATACCAGCTCAGATGATAGAGATGCCATAATAACGAGTTTTAAAGCTAAAGAGCTCAAATACCTCATCAACGTAGCAGTGTTAACCACAGGCTTCGATGCACCTCATGTTGATCTGATCGCCATCCTTCGTCCAACAGCATCTGTGAGTCTATTTCAGCAGATGGTAGGACGCGGTTTAAGAATTTGTGAGGGAAAAACTGAATGCCTGATTATCGACTATGCGGCTAATGGCTACGATCTGTTTTTTCCAGAAGTAGGTCAGAATAAATCAAACAGTAAAAGTGTGCCTGTACAGGTACATTGCCCTGTCTGTCAATTTGCTAATATCTTTTGGGGATTGGTCGATGATGACGGTGATATCATTGAACACTTTGGACGCCGATGTCAGGCACTCGTAGAACACGATGGACATAAACAGCAATGTGATTTTAGATTCAGATCTAAGTCTTGCCCTAATTGTGGTGAAGAAAATGATATCGCAGCTAGGATCTGCCACAGCTGTGACTGCGTATTAATCGATCCAGATAAACGTCTTAAAGAGGTCCTGCAACAACGCCATCATCACCTGTTTAAGTGCGATGCTATGGTATTTGAACAAGATCAGCAGAGATTAATCGTCAGGTATATAGACCAAGAAGGTAACGATTTTTGCCGTTATTTCAAGTTCGACACTAAGCCACAGATTAAAGCGTTTTACGCCATATTTATTTTAACTCACACGCGTACGCCGGGCACTAAGCATCCGAACTATACAAAAATAGAGCAAGTCATCGCTGATCGAAACAAATTTAAAATGCCTGATTTATTACTATTAAAGAAGCACAAAAAAGGCTGGGATTTGGTAGAAAACTTTTTCGATTACACCGGCCGTTATCAAACTCAAAATAATTTCCTCGAGTAG
- a CDS encoding recombinase family protein, with protein MTDFTGRDAIPYARFSSAIQQNGMSLERQGNAFGNFIAKTGANPRRDLRMDDRGKSAFKGQHVLENGALGNFLYQLDNGDLSLSTAPLPLLVVEEVDRLTRLEPDDGQELLLRLMRYVDICVVDPSGSSYQLFSRKGQGSDIGSTIQLILKIYGAHEHSEKLSKRIGEAHAKSLSEAVIDGKPLRYGTYPFWLRKNGDKYELVDMWVRLLNEVYVMLGNGVAPADIANILNEKGYAVPRTKRGHNNEVLEHQNNRWNTNRVRVLYKDRKPIGKMKPVNHKTEIDLYPPAISEDLFYKAMAIVSRRKRGSGNKIGRVKSLFAGFTYCYACGKRMHTDTRIRNEVSDVRMRCSSRGSSTLKDRACDCGYISMDFEERLLILLIDKVVLSDLLVTPTDNQESILRSKISICEQEISEFNKLLETSTAPALFRGLAAQEDEQKDLKEKLLSLAPANNNLITDNYKEIANLAHASLDPKNETERARMNVLINSIIDRVELYKKVNQASVIIVNFKSGIRRMYTQSKNVPDWEIIQLEPKLEQQHNRK; from the coding sequence ATGACTGATTTTACAGGAAGAGATGCTATTCCATATGCACGTTTTTCAAGTGCAATACAGCAAAATGGCATGTCTCTAGAACGCCAAGGAAATGCTTTCGGGAATTTTATAGCAAAAACAGGTGCTAACCCAAGACGCGACTTAAGAATGGATGATCGTGGTAAGTCTGCTTTTAAAGGGCAACACGTTCTTGAAAATGGCGCACTAGGCAACTTTCTATACCAACTTGATAACGGTGACTTGTCACTTTCAACAGCTCCTCTCCCCTTACTTGTTGTTGAAGAAGTAGATCGTTTAACTCGATTAGAGCCAGATGACGGACAAGAGCTATTGCTTAGATTAATGCGATACGTTGATATCTGTGTTGTCGATCCATCAGGCTCAAGCTATCAGCTTTTTTCGCGTAAAGGACAAGGCTCTGATATTGGCTCAACTATTCAACTTATTCTAAAAATCTATGGCGCACACGAACACTCTGAAAAGCTTTCTAAGCGTATTGGTGAAGCACATGCTAAATCACTATCTGAGGCTGTCATCGATGGTAAGCCGCTTCGATACGGTACATACCCATTTTGGTTACGTAAAAATGGCGACAAGTACGAACTAGTTGATATGTGGGTTCGTCTACTTAATGAAGTTTATGTAATGTTGGGTAATGGGGTTGCTCCTGCGGATATAGCCAATATCTTAAACGAAAAAGGTTATGCGGTTCCCAGAACAAAACGCGGCCATAATAATGAAGTTTTAGAACATCAAAATAACCGTTGGAATACAAACAGAGTTAGAGTTTTATACAAAGATAGAAAGCCTATAGGCAAAATGAAACCTGTTAATCATAAAACAGAGATTGATCTGTACCCACCAGCTATTTCGGAAGATCTATTTTACAAAGCTATGGCTATTGTAAGCAGGAGAAAGCGCGGCTCAGGCAATAAAATAGGAAGAGTTAAATCATTATTCGCTGGTTTCACATACTGCTATGCTTGCGGGAAGCGTATGCACACAGATACCAGAATTAGAAATGAAGTGAGTGATGTTAGAATGCGCTGTTCATCACGTGGGTCATCAACCCTAAAAGATCGTGCATGTGATTGTGGTTACATAAGCATGGATTTCGAAGAAAGACTTCTTATTTTGTTAATTGATAAAGTGGTTTTATCTGACTTACTAGTAACTCCTACCGATAATCAAGAAAGTATTTTAAGGTCAAAGATTTCAATTTGTGAACAAGAAATTTCTGAGTTTAATAAGCTACTTGAAACATCAACAGCTCCTGCCCTATTCCGCGGTTTAGCTGCACAAGAAGATGAACAGAAAGACCTAAAGGAGAAACTGTTATCACTTGCTCCAGCAAACAACAATTTAATCACTGATAATTACAAAGAAATTGCAAATCTAGCTCATGCTTCTTTAGATCCTAAGAACGAAACTGAAAGGGCTAGAATGAATGTGCTAATAAACTCAATTATTGACCGTGTGGAGCTTTATAAGAAGGTAAATCAGGCCAGTGTCATCATAGTTAATTTTAAATCTGGAATAAGACGGATGTACACACAAAGCAAAAATGTTCCAGATTGGGAAATCATTCAGCTTGAACCCAAATTAGAGCAACAACACAATAGAAAATAA